Proteins encoded within one genomic window of Streptomyces kaniharaensis:
- a CDS encoding polyamine aminopropyltransferase yields MINHPAGPPTHSTVDLDDDSPPGSGRKPAPLPARRPCPLRSHPRLARLTVLLAAFVCAACGLVYELELVALGDYLLGDTVTLTSVVLSVMVFAMGLGSLLAKRLTRHPATAFALVECALALTGGLSVLVLYSCWAWIGRYQAAIVGLTCLIGILIGAEIPLLMTLIQRIRREEAGRAAADLFAADYVGALIGGLAFPFLILPGLGPGTGALVTGAVNAVAGAAVVLWLFREEPAPRIRLLLWAGCGLVLAVLAGAAAGSDAIERAARRALYGADIRDATRSRHQEIVLAGPVDGPLRLYLDGRLAVCGPDEYRGSEALVHPAMAAGPDARVLLLGGGDGLALREVLRHGGVRSVRIVDTDPELTRLARTDPGLAALTGRSLDDPRVRTTVADPMEWLRRDTTADRAYDVVLADLPAPADGGPVKYHSQEFYGLTARLLSPGGRIAVRAGGDLTSLWPVESGLRATGLRTVPYAVQGGATASCRPGAPGAAQHFLLASAEQPALALAPDAPPPRALTPDTLRTTSTQLTALRPARSPAAFTLLGPR; encoded by the coding sequence GTGATCAATCATCCAGCCGGTCCGCCCACGCACTCGACCGTGGACCTCGACGACGACAGCCCACCCGGATCCGGACGGAAACCCGCCCCGCTGCCCGCCCGCCGTCCGTGCCCCCTGCGCTCCCACCCCCGGCTGGCCCGCCTCACCGTCCTCCTGGCCGCGTTCGTCTGCGCGGCCTGCGGACTCGTCTACGAGCTCGAACTCGTCGCACTCGGCGACTACCTCCTCGGGGACACGGTCACCCTGACCTCCGTCGTGCTCTCCGTCATGGTGTTCGCCATGGGCCTCGGCTCACTGCTCGCCAAACGCCTCACCCGCCACCCCGCCACCGCCTTCGCCCTCGTCGAGTGCGCCCTCGCCCTCACCGGCGGGCTCTCCGTCCTCGTGCTCTACTCCTGCTGGGCCTGGATCGGCCGCTACCAGGCCGCCATCGTCGGCCTCACCTGCCTCATCGGCATCCTCATCGGCGCCGAGATCCCGCTCCTGATGACCCTCATCCAGCGGATCCGCCGCGAGGAGGCCGGCCGGGCCGCGGCCGACCTGTTCGCCGCCGACTACGTGGGCGCGCTGATCGGCGGCCTCGCCTTCCCCTTCCTCATCCTGCCCGGCCTCGGCCCCGGCACCGGCGCGCTCGTCACCGGTGCCGTCAACGCCGTCGCCGGAGCCGCCGTCGTGCTCTGGCTGTTCCGCGAGGAACCCGCTCCCCGGATACGACTGCTGCTCTGGGCCGGCTGCGGACTCGTCCTCGCCGTCCTCGCCGGCGCCGCCGCCGGCTCCGACGCCATCGAACGCGCCGCCCGGCGCGCCCTGTACGGCGCCGACATCCGCGACGCCACCCGCAGCCGCCACCAGGAGATCGTGCTCGCCGGCCCCGTCGACGGCCCCCTCCGGCTCTACCTCGACGGACGGCTCGCCGTCTGCGGGCCCGACGAGTACCGCGGCAGCGAAGCCCTCGTCCACCCCGCGATGGCCGCCGGCCCCGACGCCCGCGTCCTGCTGCTCGGCGGCGGCGACGGGCTCGCCCTGCGGGAGGTCCTCCGGCACGGCGGGGTCCGCTCGGTGCGGATCGTCGACACCGACCCCGAACTCACCCGGCTCGCCCGCACCGACCCGGGCCTGGCCGCCCTCACCGGACGCTCCCTCGACGACCCCCGGGTCCGGACCACAGTTGCCGACCCCATGGAGTGGCTACGGCGCGACACCACCGCCGACCGCGCCTACGACGTCGTCCTCGCCGACCTGCCCGCACCCGCCGACGGCGGGCCGGTGAAGTACCACTCCCAGGAGTTCTACGGCCTCACCGCCCGGCTGCTCTCCCCCGGCGGCCGGATCGCCGTCCGGGCCGGCGGCGACCTGACCAGCCTCTGGCCGGTCGAATCCGGCCTCCGCGCGACAGGCCTGCGGACCGTCCCCTACGCCGTACAGGGCGGCGCCACCGCGAGCTGCCGCCCCGGCGCGCCCGGCGCCGCCCAGCACTTCCTGCTCGCCTCCGCCGAACAGCCCGCGCTCGCCCTCGCCCCCGACGCCCCGCCACCGCGCGCCCTCACCCCCGACACCCTCCGCACCACCTCCACGCAGCTCACCGCCCTTCGCCCCGCCCGCTCCCCGGCCGCCTTCACCCTCCTGGGCCCCCGCTGA
- the purL gene encoding phosphoribosylformylglycinamidine synthase subunit PurL, with product MSLDTVKNAEQTPDAAQPWAELGLKEDEYARIREILGRRPTGAELAMYSVMWSEHCSYKSSKVHLKQFGEKKPDSSAMLVGIGENAGVVDVGQGYAVTFKVESHNHPSYIEPYQGAATGIGGIVRDILAMGARPVAVMDPLRFGAADHPDTRRVLPGIVAGIGGYGNCLGLPNIGGEVVFDSCYQGNPLVNALCVGVMKHEDIHLAQASGAGNKVILYGARTGGDGIGGVSVLASETFDDTKPAKRPAVQVGDPFQEKLLIECTLEIFGEKLVKGIQDLGGAGLSCATSELASAGSGGMRIELDTVPLRDHTLSPEEILMSESQERMCAIVEPDKVDRFLEICEKWDVIATVIGEVTDGERLEIFWHGELVVDVPPRTVAHEGPTYQRPYARPSWQDALQADAPTGERLARPTTGEGLKADLLKIAGHPNQASKSWITDQYDRYVLGNTVLSVGEDSGMIRIDEETDLGVSVATDGNGRFTKLDPYTGAQLALAEAYRNVAAGGARPLAVSDCLNFGSPEDPDVMWQFAEATRGLADACQVLGTPVTGGNVSLYNQTGEVAIHPTPVVAVLGVIDDVTRRTPVAFAEEGQLLYLLGDTADELGGSAWSQAVHDHLGGLPPKVDLERERLLGDILIAASRDGMIDAAHDLSDGGLGQALVESCLKGGRGARIIVPEGMDPFVFLFSESAGRAVVAVPRSEELRFNDMCTARGLPATRIGVVDGDSIDVQGQFSVTLAELKDAHTGVIEALLG from the coding sequence ATGAGCCTCGACACCGTCAAGAACGCCGAGCAGACCCCGGACGCGGCCCAGCCGTGGGCCGAACTCGGCCTCAAGGAGGACGAGTACGCGCGCATCCGGGAGATTCTCGGCCGCCGCCCGACCGGGGCGGAACTCGCGATGTACTCGGTCATGTGGTCGGAGCACTGTTCGTACAAGAGCTCCAAGGTCCACCTCAAGCAGTTCGGCGAGAAGAAGCCCGATTCCAGTGCGATGCTCGTCGGCATCGGCGAGAACGCCGGCGTCGTCGACGTCGGCCAGGGCTACGCGGTCACCTTCAAGGTCGAGTCGCACAACCACCCGTCGTACATCGAGCCCTACCAGGGCGCGGCCACCGGCATCGGCGGCATCGTCCGCGACATCCTCGCGATGGGCGCCCGCCCAGTCGCCGTCATGGACCCGCTGCGGTTCGGCGCGGCCGACCACCCGGACACCCGGCGCGTGCTGCCCGGGATCGTCGCGGGCATCGGCGGCTACGGCAACTGCCTGGGCCTGCCGAACATCGGCGGCGAGGTCGTCTTCGACTCCTGCTACCAGGGCAACCCGCTGGTCAACGCGCTGTGCGTGGGCGTCATGAAGCACGAGGACATCCACCTCGCGCAGGCCTCCGGCGCCGGCAACAAGGTCATCCTGTACGGCGCCCGCACCGGTGGCGACGGCATCGGCGGCGTCTCGGTGCTCGCCTCCGAGACCTTCGACGACACCAAGCCGGCCAAGCGCCCGGCCGTCCAGGTCGGCGACCCGTTCCAGGAGAAGCTGCTCATCGAGTGCACCCTGGAGATCTTCGGCGAGAAGCTCGTCAAGGGCATCCAGGACCTCGGCGGCGCCGGCCTGTCCTGCGCCACCAGCGAGCTGGCCTCGGCCGGCTCCGGCGGCATGCGGATCGAGCTGGACACCGTGCCGCTGCGCGACCACACGCTCTCGCCGGAGGAGATCCTCATGAGCGAGTCGCAGGAGCGCATGTGCGCCATCGTCGAGCCCGACAAGGTCGACCGCTTCCTGGAGATCTGCGAGAAGTGGGACGTCATCGCCACCGTCATCGGTGAGGTGACCGACGGCGAGCGCCTGGAGATCTTCTGGCACGGCGAGCTCGTCGTGGACGTGCCGCCGCGCACCGTCGCCCACGAGGGCCCGACCTACCAGCGCCCGTACGCCCGCCCGAGCTGGCAGGACGCGCTGCAGGCCGACGCCCCCACCGGCGAGCGGCTGGCCCGCCCCACCACCGGCGAGGGCCTGAAGGCCGACCTGCTGAAGATCGCCGGCCACCCGAACCAGGCCTCCAAGTCCTGGATCACCGACCAGTACGACCGCTACGTGCTCGGCAACACCGTGCTCTCGGTCGGCGAGGACTCGGGCATGATCCGGATCGACGAGGAGACCGACCTCGGCGTCTCGGTCGCCACCGACGGCAACGGCCGCTTCACCAAGCTGGACCCGTACACCGGCGCCCAGCTGGCCCTCGCCGAGGCGTACCGCAACGTCGCGGCCGGCGGCGCCCGCCCGCTCGCGGTCTCCGACTGCCTCAACTTCGGCTCCCCCGAGGACCCGGACGTGATGTGGCAGTTCGCCGAGGCCACCCGCGGTCTGGCCGACGCCTGCCAGGTGCTCGGCACCCCGGTCACCGGCGGCAACGTCTCGCTGTACAACCAGACCGGCGAGGTCGCCATCCACCCGACCCCCGTGGTCGCGGTGCTCGGCGTCATCGACGACGTCACCCGGCGCACCCCGGTCGCCTTCGCCGAGGAGGGGCAGCTGCTCTACCTGCTCGGTGACACCGCGGACGAGCTCGGCGGCTCGGCCTGGTCGCAGGCGGTCCACGACCACCTCGGCGGTCTGCCGCCCAAGGTCGACCTGGAGCGCGAGCGGCTGCTCGGCGACATCCTGATCGCCGCCTCGCGCGACGGCATGATCGACGCCGCGCACGACCTCTCCGACGGCGGCCTCGGCCAGGCGCTCGTGGAGAGCTGCCTCAAGGGCGGCCGCGGTGCGCGGATCATCGTGCCCGAGGGCATGGACCCGTTCGTGTTCCTGTTCTCCGAGTCGGCCGGCCGCGCCGTCGTGGCGGTGCCGCGCAGCGAGGAGCTCCGGTTCAACGACATGTGCACCGCGCGTGGCCTGCCGGCCACCCGGATCGGTGTCGTGGACGGCGACAGCATCGACGTCCAGGGGCAGTTCAGCGTCACGCTGGCCGAGCTGAAGGACGCCCACACCGGCGTCATCGAGGCCCTGCTGGGCTGA
- a CDS encoding DedA family protein: protein MQLAVNLLDAKQLISSVGAIGLIAIIFAETGLLVGFFFPGDSLLIIGGVAASDAASSVLGDGAKLPIAALLVGAPLAAIAGAQLGHLIGAKIGPRMFDKPDSKIFRREYVVKAEEYFAKFGPGKAVVLARFMPIIRTFLNPVAGTLEMPARTFFLWNVVGGVLWTESMLLIGYFFGDALAPVIDKYLIPAVLLIVLLSISPILIEVVRERKKKAGGDEAMGDAVQTGGGRHRRS from the coding sequence ATGCAGCTGGCCGTCAACCTGCTCGACGCCAAACAACTGATCTCGTCCGTCGGCGCCATCGGGCTGATCGCGATCATCTTCGCGGAGACCGGCCTGCTGGTCGGGTTCTTCTTCCCGGGCGACTCCCTGCTGATCATCGGCGGTGTCGCCGCCTCCGACGCCGCCTCGTCGGTCCTCGGTGACGGCGCCAAGCTGCCGATCGCGGCCCTGCTCGTCGGCGCCCCGCTGGCGGCGATCGCCGGGGCCCAGCTCGGGCACCTGATCGGGGCGAAGATCGGGCCCAGGATGTTCGACAAGCCCGACTCGAAGATCTTCCGCCGCGAGTACGTGGTGAAGGCGGAGGAGTACTTCGCCAAGTTCGGACCCGGCAAGGCCGTCGTGCTGGCCCGCTTCATGCCGATCATCCGCACCTTCCTCAACCCGGTCGCCGGCACCCTGGAGATGCCGGCCCGCACGTTCTTCCTGTGGAACGTCGTCGGCGGTGTGCTGTGGACCGAGTCCATGCTGCTGATCGGCTACTTCTTCGGTGACGCGCTCGCCCCGGTGATCGACAAGTACCTGATCCCGGCGGTGCTGCTGATCGTCCTGCTGTCGATCTCGCCGATCCTCATCGAGGTCGTGCGCGAGCGCAAGAAGAAGGCGGGCGGCGACGAGGCGATGGGCGATGCCGTGCAGACCGGCGGCGGGCGCCACCGGCGGAGCTGA
- a CDS encoding DUF3152 domain-containing protein, with product MPAARTAPRRRARAGRRRAPRRRIGPAFLVALVASVAVLSTAVVTLMDRHSAAPASGPTTQARVVPSAELSAPAPTPTATPTPTPTPTPTPTPTATPTPTPTTPDSGPAKGDGTFTVAPAAAQAVGKGNIRRYRVEVEDGIGIDPTAAATQIHGILGDRRGWTSDHRNGFQLVASGPYDFTVKIASPATADRLCATAGLDTHGEVNCDVGSQVIVNSKRWNTGSPQFDGPLDEYRALIVNHEVGHRIGHGHETCPGPGKPAPAMMQQIYGLKGCTPNAWPYSADGTYLGGPSVP from the coding sequence GTGCCCGCAGCCCGAACTGCCCCGCGCCGACGTGCCCGCGCCGGCCGCCGCCGTGCGCCGCGCCGACGCATAGGCCCCGCGTTCCTCGTGGCGCTCGTCGCCTCGGTGGCCGTCCTGTCCACGGCGGTCGTCACGCTGATGGACCGCCACTCCGCCGCGCCCGCCTCCGGCCCGACGACGCAGGCCCGGGTCGTGCCGTCGGCCGAGCTGAGCGCCCCCGCTCCGACGCCGACGGCCACCCCGACACCCACGCCCACCCCGACACCCACGCCCACCCCGACGGCCACACCCACCCCCACCCCCACGACGCCCGACTCCGGCCCCGCCAAGGGCGACGGGACGTTCACCGTGGCCCCCGCCGCCGCCCAGGCGGTCGGCAAGGGGAACATCCGACGCTACCGGGTCGAGGTCGAGGACGGCATCGGGATCGACCCAACGGCCGCCGCCACCCAGATCCACGGCATCCTCGGCGACCGGCGGGGCTGGACCAGCGACCACAGGAACGGCTTCCAGCTGGTCGCGAGCGGCCCGTACGACTTCACCGTGAAGATCGCCTCGCCCGCCACCGCGGACCGGCTCTGCGCCACCGCCGGCCTGGACACCCACGGCGAGGTGAACTGCGACGTCGGCAGCCAGGTGATCGTCAACTCCAAGCGCTGGAACACCGGTTCGCCGCAGTTCGACGGCCCGCTGGACGAGTACCGGGCGCTGATCGTCAACCACGAGGTCGGCCACCGGATCGGCCACGGCCACGAGACCTGCCCCGGCCCGGGCAAGCCGGCGCCGGCCATGATGCAGCAGATCTACGGCCTCAAGGGCTGCACCCCCAACGCCTGGCCGTACTCGGCGGACGGGACGTACCTGGGCGGGCCATCCGTCCCGTAG
- a CDS encoding DUF2617 family protein, which produces MLTTLQTSYTDTRAGDLAWRLGGEPLPALAVRDLRLDGTGRPGTSGTLQLRLLGASHQVVIAAGPGQCLETVACLPGSRTPLPARVAKQVGGWEYEFAARIEVLPPHDFAARAQELLALVEGHPRGLAGVFPGDPSAFTALVTQGSADRLLWRTWHAYPQEGQLVCTRSSLVVPQA; this is translated from the coding sequence ATGCTCACCACACTGCAGACCTCTTACACGGACACCCGGGCCGGCGACCTGGCCTGGCGCCTGGGCGGCGAACCGTTGCCCGCTCTCGCGGTCCGAGACCTGAGACTCGACGGCACGGGCCGCCCCGGCACGTCCGGCACCCTCCAGCTGCGGCTGCTCGGCGCGTCCCACCAGGTGGTCATCGCCGCCGGCCCGGGCCAGTGCCTGGAGACCGTCGCCTGCCTGCCCGGCAGCCGCACCCCGCTGCCCGCAAGGGTGGCCAAGCAGGTGGGCGGCTGGGAGTACGAGTTCGCGGCCCGGATCGAGGTGCTGCCGCCGCACGACTTCGCGGCCCGCGCCCAGGAACTGCTCGCGCTGGTCGAGGGGCACCCGCGCGGCCTCGCCGGGGTCTTCCCGGGCGACCCCAGCGCGTTCACCGCGCTGGTCACCCAGGGCAGCGCGGACCGGCTGCTCTGGCGCACCTGGCACGCCTATCCGCAGGAGGGTCAGCTGGTCTGCACCCGCTCGTCGCTGGTGGTGCCGCAGGCATGA
- the pyrE gene encoding orotate phosphoribosyltransferase produces MSNDRDALLAQIKDKAVVHGKVTLSSGKEADYYVDLRRITLDGEAAPLVGRVMLDATSHLEYDAVGGLTLGADPVATSMLHAAAARGRRLDAFVVRKAGKAHGLQRRIEGPDVKGRRVLAVEDTSTTGGSVLTAVEALREAGAEVVGVAVIVERGGAATVEAQGLEYVTAYTAADLGL; encoded by the coding sequence ATGAGCAACGACCGCGACGCCCTGCTGGCACAGATCAAGGACAAGGCCGTCGTGCACGGCAAGGTCACCCTCTCCTCCGGCAAGGAGGCCGACTACTACGTCGACCTGCGCCGGATCACGCTGGACGGCGAGGCCGCCCCGCTGGTCGGCCGGGTGATGCTGGACGCGACCTCGCACCTGGAGTACGACGCCGTCGGCGGGCTGACCCTGGGCGCCGACCCGGTGGCCACCTCGATGCTGCACGCGGCCGCCGCGCGCGGCCGGCGGCTGGACGCCTTCGTGGTGCGCAAGGCGGGCAAGGCGCACGGCCTGCAGCGCCGGATCGAGGGCCCGGACGTGAAGGGCCGCCGGGTGCTGGCGGTCGAGGACACCTCCACCACCGGCGGCTCGGTGCTGACCGCGGTCGAGGCGCTGCGCGAGGCGGGTGCCGAGGTGGTCGGTGTCGCGGTGATCGTCGAGCGTGGCGGCGCCGCCACGGTCGAGGCCCAGGGCCTGGAGTACGTGACCGCCTACACCGCCGCCGACCTGGGCCTCTGA
- a CDS encoding SRPBCC family protein codes for MEHDVVVPMPAELLRQALQDPALLARSVPGLSTEPAAVGTSPAEEIGGRLRVRIGGSTITYKGVLSLIEGREGVLTVLAEGQEARGSGEATATVRVSVADGAEDGTAVIRFTGDLSATGRLTDFDEDTLTATGRRLLDRFAAALVSPDDDADAADAAEEEAADEETAEEAEASVLFIEERQDQPGDDLDDDLSDLIAFSDADAERFGLPTGGDDEHEDAVAEELPAELPFEYEDEPVLSGPVRRSIVGRSAEEVDHAPPRGRYAPALPARSARARAASRWGGEAGGIVVPGPGGRSAMPWVIGGGVALLGGAVVLARVLRRR; via the coding sequence ATGGAGCATGACGTTGTCGTCCCGATGCCCGCCGAGCTGCTGCGGCAGGCCTTGCAGGATCCGGCTCTGCTGGCCCGGAGTGTGCCGGGCCTGAGCACCGAGCCGGCGGCCGTCGGCACGAGCCCGGCCGAGGAGATCGGGGGCCGGCTGCGGGTGCGGATCGGCGGCTCCACCATCACCTACAAGGGCGTGCTGTCGCTGATCGAGGGCCGTGAGGGCGTGCTGACCGTGCTCGCCGAGGGGCAGGAGGCCCGCGGCAGCGGTGAGGCGACGGCCACCGTCCGGGTGAGTGTCGCGGACGGCGCCGAGGACGGCACCGCCGTCATCCGCTTCACCGGCGACCTGAGCGCCACCGGTCGGCTCACCGACTTCGACGAGGACACCCTCACCGCCACCGGCCGCCGCCTGCTGGACCGTTTCGCCGCCGCCCTCGTCTCCCCCGACGACGACGCGGACGCCGCGGACGCCGCGGAAGAGGAGGCGGCGGACGAGGAGACCGCGGAGGAGGCCGAGGCGAGCGTCCTGTTCATCGAGGAGCGCCAGGATCAGCCCGGCGACGACCTCGACGACGACCTCTCCGACCTCATCGCCTTCTCCGACGCCGACGCCGAGCGCTTCGGCCTGCCCACCGGCGGCGACGACGAGCACGAGGACGCCGTGGCCGAGGAGCTCCCCGCCGAGCTGCCGTTCGAGTACGAGGACGAGCCTGTGCTGAGCGGCCCGGTGCGCCGCAGCATCGTCGGCCGTTCCGCCGAGGAGGTGGACCACGCCCCGCCGCGCGGCCGCTACGCGCCCGCCCTGCCGGCCCGCAGCGCCCGCGCCCGTGCGGCGTCCCGCTGGGGCGGCGAGGCCGGCGGGATCGTGGTGCCGGGCCCGGGGGGCCGCAGTGCGATGCCGTGGGTGATCGGCGGCGGTGTGGCCCTGCTGGGCGGGGCCGTGGTGCTGGCCAGGGTGCTGCGCCGCCGCTAG
- a CDS encoding maleylpyruvate isomerase family mycothiol-dependent enzyme, whose product MPPKSRTYQPQKLRAALAAQNEALRAVVHRLTAPDLDRPTRLGSWRVRELLAHLGLALGHLPATLDKAEPDGPPLSLARYAELSRTLAEAVDTAVTEHAATGFAGPPEEVAAAFDRPLDAVRAVLDGTVALEPERRVDVLGGRPMVLTDYLVTRLVEAVVHADDLADALGVDGFPHDRQALAAVTRMLADALAARAPGGAVELRIPPYAVVQAVEGPRHTRGTPPNVVETDPLTWIRLATGRTAWTAAVDAAAVSASGERSDLSAYLPVLG is encoded by the coding sequence ATGCCTCCCAAGTCCCGTACGTACCAGCCGCAGAAGCTCCGCGCCGCTCTCGCGGCTCAGAACGAGGCGCTGCGCGCGGTCGTGCACCGGCTGACGGCGCCGGACCTGGACCGGCCGACCCGGCTCGGCTCCTGGCGGGTGCGGGAGCTGCTGGCCCACCTGGGCCTGGCGCTGGGCCACCTGCCGGCCACGCTGGACAAGGCCGAACCGGACGGGCCGCCGCTCTCGCTGGCCCGCTACGCGGAGCTGAGCAGGACGCTGGCCGAGGCGGTCGACACCGCGGTGACCGAGCACGCGGCGACCGGATTCGCGGGCCCGCCCGAGGAGGTGGCCGCCGCGTTCGACCGGCCGCTCGACGCCGTGCGGGCCGTGCTCGACGGCACGGTCGCGCTGGAGCCGGAGCGGCGGGTCGACGTGCTGGGCGGCCGGCCGATGGTCCTGACCGACTACCTGGTGACCCGCCTGGTGGAGGCCGTCGTGCACGCCGACGACCTCGCCGACGCCCTCGGCGTCGACGGCTTCCCGCACGACCGCCAGGCCCTCGCCGCCGTCACCCGGATGCTCGCCGACGCCCTCGCCGCCCGGGCCCCCGGAGGGGCGGTCGAGCTGCGGATCCCGCCGTACGCCGTCGTGCAGGCCGTCGAGGGCCCCCGGCACACCCGCGGCACCCCGCCCAACGTGGTCGAGACCGACCCGCTGACCTGGATCCGCCTCGCCACCGGCCGCACCGCGTGGACCGCGGCGGTGGACGCCGCCGCGGTGTCGGCCTCGGGCGAACGCAGCGACCTGAGCGCGTACTTGCCGGTGCTCGGCTGA
- the fbaA gene encoding class II fructose-bisphosphate aldolase, with amino-acid sequence MPIATPEVYNEMLDRAKAGKFAYPAINVTSSQTLHAALRGFAEAESDGIIQISTGGAEFLGGQHKRDMVTGAVALAEFAHVVAAKYDITVALHTDHCPKDKLDGYVRPLLAISAERVARGENPLFQSHMWDGSAETLADNLEIAQELLAQAAAAKIILEVEITPTGGEEDGVTHEINDELYTTVNDAVRTAEALGLGEKGRYLLAASFGNVHGVYKPGNVVLKPELLRELQDAIGKQYGKTDPFDFVFHGGSGSTAEEIATALENGVVKMNLDTDTQYAFTRPVADHMFRNYDGVLKVDGEVGKKNTYDPRTWGKLAEASMAARVLEAAQQLRSAGNRLK; translated from the coding sequence ATGCCCATCGCAACTCCCGAGGTCTACAACGAGATGCTCGACCGGGCCAAGGCGGGCAAGTTCGCCTACCCGGCCATCAACGTCACCTCGTCGCAGACCCTGCACGCCGCGCTGCGCGGGTTCGCCGAGGCCGAGAGCGACGGCATCATCCAGATCTCGACCGGTGGCGCGGAGTTCCTGGGCGGCCAGCACAAGAGGGACATGGTGACCGGCGCCGTGGCGCTGGCCGAGTTCGCCCACGTCGTGGCCGCCAAGTACGACATCACCGTCGCCCTGCACACCGACCACTGCCCGAAGGACAAGCTGGACGGCTACGTCCGCCCGCTGCTGGCGATCTCCGCCGAGCGCGTGGCCCGGGGCGAGAACCCGCTGTTCCAGTCGCACATGTGGGACGGCTCGGCCGAGACCCTGGCGGACAACCTGGAGATCGCCCAGGAGCTGCTGGCCCAGGCCGCCGCCGCCAAGATCATCCTTGAGGTCGAGATCACCCCGACCGGCGGCGAGGAGGACGGCGTCACGCACGAGATCAACGACGAGCTGTACACCACCGTCAACGACGCCGTGCGCACCGCCGAGGCGCTGGGCCTGGGCGAGAAGGGGCGCTACCTGCTGGCCGCCTCGTTCGGCAACGTGCACGGCGTGTACAAGCCGGGCAACGTCGTGCTGAAGCCGGAGCTGCTGCGCGAGCTGCAGGACGCGATCGGCAAGCAGTATGGCAAGACCGACCCGTTCGACTTCGTCTTCCACGGCGGTTCGGGCTCGACCGCGGAGGAGATCGCCACCGCGCTGGAGAACGGCGTCGTGAAGATGAACCTGGACACCGACACCCAGTACGCCTTCACCCGCCCGGTCGCGGACCACATGTTCCGCAACTACGACGGTGTGCTGAAGGTCGACGGCGAGGTCGGCAAGAAGAACACTTACGACCCGCGCACCTGGGGCAAGCTGGCCGAGGCGAGCATGGCCGCCCGTGTGCTCGAGGCCGCCCAGCAGCTGCGCTCGGCGGGCAACCGCCTGAAGTGA
- a CDS encoding DUF3151 domain-containing protein — translation MATHRNLLDGPEPTLLPEEEQPYKMLAEESASPTQVAADYPAFCLAWAMLADDAYAAGRYVESYAYARTGYHRGLDALRRNGWKGHGPVPWEHRGNRGFLRCLAALARAAGAIKETEEEARCWQFLKDSSEEAYAELKQ, via the coding sequence ATGGCGACTCACAGGAATCTTCTCGACGGCCCCGAACCGACCCTCCTGCCGGAGGAGGAGCAGCCCTACAAGATGCTGGCCGAGGAATCGGCCTCGCCGACCCAGGTCGCGGCCGACTATCCGGCGTTCTGCCTGGCCTGGGCCATGCTCGCCGACGATGCCTACGCGGCCGGCCGCTACGTCGAGTCGTACGCCTACGCCCGCACCGGCTACCACCGCGGCCTCGACGCGCTGCGCCGCAACGGCTGGAAGGGCCACGGGCCGGTGCCGTGGGAGCACCGCGGCAACCGCGGCTTCCTGCGCTGCCTCGCGGCGCTCGCCCGCGCGGCCGGCGCGATCAAGGAGACCGAGGAGGAGGCCCGCTGCTGGCAGTTCCTGAAGGACAGCAGCGAGGAGGCGTACGCCGAACTCAAGCAGTAG